GACGCGATGTTCTACCACCGGCCCGTGCTCGCGGTGAACTCCGTGGTCACCACCGCCGCCCTCGCCATCGTCATCGACGCCCTGCTGGTCCTCCTGCGCAAGGTGCTCACCCCCTGGGCGCCGCCCGCCTCCGGCCGCACCCGCCCCGCCCGCCGGCTCCTCGGCCGGCCCGCCAAGGAAGGGACGGCCCTGCGTCCCGAACCGGCCGCGCTCGCCGTGCAGGACACCGCACCCGTGAAGGACACCGCCCGATGAACGTCCTGAACTTCATCAACGCCTTCTTCAGCGACAGCGCCCACTGGCACGGCTACGACGGCATCCCGCACCGGCTCCTCGAACACGTCCAGTACTCGCTGATCGCGCTCGCCATCGCCGCCGCGATCGGCCTCCCCGTCGGCCTGATCACCGGGCACACCGGGCGCGGCGGCACCACGCTCGCCCTCATCGCCACCGCGGCCCGCGCGCTGCCCAGCTTCGGCCTGCTGGTGCTGATGTTTGTCCTGCTCGGGCTCGGGCTGCTGCCGGTGATGATCCCGCTGGTGGTGCTCGCCATCCCGCCGATCCTCGTCACCACCTACGAGGCGGTCCGCACGGTGGAGCCGGCCCCCGTCGACGCGGCCCGCGGCATGGGCATGACCGAGCCGCGCATCCTCTTCCAGGTCGAACTGCCGGTCGCGCTCCCGCTGATCCTCAGCGGCCTGCGCTCGGCCGCCATCCAGATCGTCTCCACGGCCACGATCGCCGCGTACGTCAGCCTCGGCGGCCTCGGCCGGTACATCGTCGACGGCCTCTACCAGCGCAACTACGAGAAGGTCGTGGGCGGCGCCACCCTGGTGGCGGTCCTGGCCCTGGCCACCCTCGGCCTGTTCTGGGCGGCGGCACGGGCGGCGGTCTCGCCGGGGGTGCGGCGGAGCTAAGCGGGGGGTCCTTGGAGCTGGGCGGGGAGGGGCGGGCGTCAGAGGGTGTCCGCGTAGAAGGCCGCCAGCCGCTCGACCGCCCGGCCGACGTGCTCGGGCCGGTCGTAGAGGTCGTAGTGGCTCGCGCCCTCGACGACGAAGAGGTCCTTGCGCCCCCTCACCCTGTCGAACAGCTCCTGCCCGTCGCGGCGGGAGCCGAAGGAGCCCGTGCGGTCGCCGACCACGATCTGGAGGGGCTGGGTCAGCAGCTCCTCCACCAGGTGGAAGGCGTCGAACGCGAGCATCGGTGCGATGCTGCGGTGCGCCAGCCGGTTGACCGACCGCTCGTGCCGGCCGCGCGGTGTGAGGTAGTAGTCGACCGCCTCGATCAGATCGATGTCGGTGACACCGGCCGTCACCAGGTCCTGCGGGTCGTCGGGGAGCCACGCCGTGAGCGACGGCTCGCCGCCGCGGGCCTCGGCCGTGCGCCGCTTCCCCACCTCCGCGAGCCGCTCGGCCACGGACCCGCCCGCCCGGCGGGCCCGGCCGATGTTCACGGGCACGATCGTGCCCACCGCCCGGATGCGGTGCTCGGTCATGGCGGCGTTGACCGCGTAACCGCCGCCCGCGCACACGCCGAGCACGCCGATGCGCTCCTCGTCCACGAACGGCAGGGTGGTCAGGAAGTCGACGGCGGACCCGATGTCCTCGACCCGGGTGGCCGGATCCTCCAGATACCGGGGCTCGCCCCCGCTCTCGCCCTGGTGGGCGGCGTCGAACGCGAGCGTGACGTACCCCTTCTCCGCGAGGTGCCGGGCGTAGATCCCGGCCGTCTGCTCCTTCACGCCGTTGCCGGGGTGGACGCAGACGAGCGCCGGGTGGCGCCGGCCGGCGCCGGAGCCGGGCGGGAGACGGAGGTGGCCGGCGAGCGCGACGCCACGGCTGTCGAAGGTGACGGGGTCCGGGGCGGGGGATGCGGTGTTGTCCATACGGGGGAGTCTGCCGAACCCGTGGTGGACGGCGCGTGCCGGCCCCTCGCCCGTGACCGGCGGGGTTCCTCCGAGGCGCTCAGGGGTTCCCGTCCGACATGGTCCCGCTCGCAGGGTTGCCGCCCCCGCCGCCCCTACCCTTCCCGTCCCTTCAAGGGGCTCCGCCCCTTGAACCCCGGAGGTTCGTCATCGGGTGCGGGCGGGTGGGGGCTGGTCGCGCAGTTCCCCGCGCCCCTTACGGGGGCACGGTGAGTGCTCGAAGGGATCGTCGAGGAGACGGTCCGGTCCCTGCCGGGCGCCGCGTTCGCGCGGCGCCAGCACGCGCAGCTCCTGCTGCTGCACGCGCTGCGCCTCGGAGTGCGCGGCGGTGCGGGACTGCGTCCCGGCTGGCTGCGCCTGCTCGCCGACGCCCGGCTGCGGCTCGCCGTGGAGGCCGTGCACGCCGCTCCCGCGCACCCCTGGGGGCTGCGGGAGCCGGCCGCGGTGGCGGGCATGTCACGCAGTCACTTCGCCCAGCGGTTCCGCGAGGTCGCGGGGCAGACCCCGCTGGCGTACGTGTCCCACTGGCGCGTCCGGCTGGCCCGGCAGGCGCTGCGCGATTCCGACACGACGGTCGCCGCGCTGGGGGAGCGCCTCGGCTACGCCTCGGAGAGCTCCTTCAGCCACGCGTTCCGCCGGGTCGTCGGCACGCCCCCGAGCCGGTACCGGCGGAACGCCGCGGAAGGGGACGGACGGTGAGAGGGCGGAAGTCACCCCTCCGTGCGGGCCAGGGCCAGTTCCAGGACCGTCAGCAGCGCGTCCCGCACCGAGCCGCGTTCGCGGGCGTCGAAGACCACGACCGGTACCTGGTCGGCCATGTCCAGGGCCCAGCGGACCTCGTCCAGCGAGTGCTCCACCGTGCCGTCGAAGGCGTTGAGCGCGACCGCGAACGGGATGCCGCGGTGCTCGAAGTAGTCGACGGCGGCGTAGCAGTCGTCGAGACGCCGGCTGTCGACGATGACCAGTCCGCCGACCGCGCCCTCGACCAGGTCGTCCCACATGAACCCGAACCGGTCCTGGCCGGGCGTGCCGAACAGGTACAGCTTCAGGGTCGGGTCGATGGTGATGCAGCCGAAGTCCATCGCGACCGTGGTGGTCGTCTTGGCCGGGGTGTGGCTGAGGTCGTCCACCCCCGCCGCCACCTCGGTGATGGCCGCCTCGGTGGTGAGCGGCTCGATCTCCGAGATGGAGCCGACGGCGGTGGTCTTGCCCACGCCGAAGCCGCCCGCGATCACCAGCTTGACCGGCAGCGGCGGCCGTTCGGCGGTCACCGCGCCGCCGTGGGCGGCCGGTTCAGTCGGAGTCACGGAGTACCCCCCGGGAGTCGGGGATGGCACGGAGGCCATCGATAACCCTTCGCAGTACGGAAGCGTCGCGGACGATGTCGGTACGTGGTACGTGCACCGACAGCTGTCCGTCGGCGCGCAGGTCCTCGGCCAGGACGCGGACCACGTTGAGATGCAGCTTCAGCCGGGCCGCGATCTCGGCGAGGGACTGCGGCCGCCGGCAGGCGGCGACGATGTCGTGCTGCTCGAACGACAGCCGCTCCAGCGCCTCGATCCCCGCGGTGGTGGCCACCACCTGGGTCTCGACGGGGATCGGGCGGCCGGACGCGGTGCCCGCCACCCGGCCCGCGGTGACCAGGAACGGCCGGACCGCGGGGGCCGGGCCGACCGGGGTGCCGTCCGGGCCGGTGAAGCCGTGCGCGCCGGCGGGCGCGTGGCCGTCCGCCATCGGTGATTCTTCCTCCCTCGACCCGGCGGCGACCGGTCATCCCGCCGACGCGGCGCCGACGCTGTTCTTCAGTTCGAGTACGAGCTGCGGACTCAGCGCGGCGCCGGCGCGGTTGGCGAACAGCGTCATCTCGTAGGCGATGTTGCCCAGCTTGGCCTCCTTGTCGGTGACCACGCCGAGGACGGCGCCGCTGCCGATCGCGGAGACCAGCACGTGGCCGCCCTCCAGATCGATGATGACCTTGTTGAGACCGCCCAGACCGTAGTTCCCGGAAGCGCCCGAGGCCAGGCTCGTGATGCCGGAGACGATCGCGGCGAGCCGCTCCGAATCCGCGTGCTCGCGCAGTTCGGAGACGGCGATGAGCAGACCGTCGGAGGACACGGCGATGGCGTCGACGACGCCGGCGGTCTCGGTGGCGAAACGGTTCAGGAGCCAGGTGAAGTCGGCCGCGGCAGCCCGCAGGTCCGTCGGCGAGGCCCCGCCCATGGAGGTGTCACCTGTCGACGTTGTCACTGCTCCGCTCCTTCCGGGAGGTGGTTCTGGTCGTGCGTGGCGCGGGGGGTGGCTGAGGACGTGGGGGATACGGAGGGAAGCGTACGTGGGCCGTCGGCGGGCTCGGCCCCCGCGTCGCGGTTGGCGCGGGCGACGGCGGCCTCGAACTCGTCGAGCGCGTCGCGGACGGCCTCGGCGTCGGCGGGCCGCAGCGGCTCCGCGGCCCTCCCCGCGCCCGCGTCCCCGAGGGTCGTCCGCAGGGTCGCCCCCCGCACCCGCCGCCGCAACGGCCGGACACCGCCGGCCACGGCCTCGCCGTCGGGGGCGGGCGGTACGCCGGGGTCGGTCCGGCGCGGCGAGCCGCTGCCACCGGGCACCTCGTCGTCGCGGTGCGGGGCGGGGCCCGGCTCCGTTCCGTACCCGGCGCCCTCCGTCAGATACGGCCGGTCCCGCTCGGCCCGCAGGGGGGTCTCGGTGCGCGGTCGCGGTACGAGCGGCGCCCGGGTGCCGTGACCGGCGGGCTCCGGGCCGGGCCCGGCGGAACCGGTCCGTCCGGTGGGGCGTGCTTCTTCCGGTGCCCGCCGCGAGGTGCCCGGCCGGGCCGGGAGGCGGCCCGGGCCGTCGGCCTCGGGCGCCCGCTCGGCGGGGGCCGCCTCCTCCGCGTCCCGGCGCCGGACACGGCGGGGGAGCGGGACGAGCGGGTCCCCGTCGGCCGGCACCGGCTCGGCGGGACCGGCGTCCGCGGCCTCCGCCGCGCGGCGGGCGGCCCACGTCGGGGTGCGGCCGGTGTGCTCTCCGGCTCCCGAGGAGGCGGGGTCCGCGGGCCGTGCGGCCCGCGACGCCGCCGGCAGGGCCTTGCGGGGCTCGGCGGGCGCGACCGCGGGGGCGTCCGCCGGGCTTCCGGCGACCGCGCGCGCACCGTCCGGGGCCGCCGTCCGCGTGCCCGCAGGCCGTCCGCCGTCGGCGGACGCCGACGGTGCCGGCGCGTCCGCCGACAGCGGACTCAGCGTCAGCAGCAGTGCGGACGGGAGCGCGATGCGGGAGGTGACGCCGCCGCCCGGGGTGCGGGAGAGCGTCACCGTCACACCCCAGCGGCGCGCCAGCGTGCCGACCACGAACAGACCCAGCACCTTCGTCGGCACCAGGTCGAGCCGCTCGCGGCGCACCAGCCGCGCGTTCTCCTCGGCGAGCCGCTCCGCGCTCATGCCCAGACCGTGGTCCGCGATCTCGATGTGCGCGCCGTCGCCGTCCGTCCGCACCGCCACCTCGACGGGGCTGCGCGCGGGCGAGAACGCCACCGCGTTCTCGATCAGTTCGGCCACCATCAGCGTCAGGTCGCCGATGATGTCCGGCTCGACCATGACCTCCGTGTCGGCCCGCAGCACCACCCGCTGGTAGCCCTCGATCTGCCCCAGCGCGGCGCGTACGACGTTGGTGAGCGCGGTCGGCCCCGAGTCCAGCACGGTCTCGCGGATGCCGGCCAGCAGCATCAGGCTGTCGGCGTTGCGGCGCAGGCGCACGGCGATGTGGTCGATGCGGTAGAGCCGGTCGAGCAGCGCGGGATCGGTCTCGCCGCGCTCGACGGCGTCGATCAGCGCGAGCTGACGTGCCGTCAGGTTGCTGACCCGGCGCCCCACGTTGCCGAACATCTCGGCGACGTTGCGCCGGCTGAGCACCTGCCGCTCCAGCAGCGCCGCCGCCGTGCCCTGCACATGGTTGAACGCCTCGGCGAGCTCGCCGATCTCGTCGCGCACGGCCACCGGCACCTCGCTCAGCCGCGGCGACCCCGCGTCCTCCGCGTCGTCGTCGGCCACCCGGGCGAGCTCGCGGCCCGCCACCTCGGCGACCTGTTTCGCCGCCCCGGTCAGCGCCGTCACCGGCCGCACCACGGACCGCCGTACGGCGACCGAGAAGCCGAGCCAGAGCACGAAGCCGAGCAGCGCCGCGGCGAGCAGCCAGCCGGCCCGCCACCAGGCGTCGGAGGAGGCGTCGTCGGCCCGGCCGGCGATCTGGTCGGTCAGCGAGGTGGTGATCTTCAGCCGGGACTCGGCCTGGGCGCGGTAGTCCGGGTAGGTGCCGAGCGCCGAGGTGAACGCGCGGCGCAGCTGGGCGGGGCCCTTGGCCTGGAGCGCGCTCGGATCGACCTGGAGTTCGGCGTACTGCTGGGCGATCGTGGCCTGCGGCCCGTCGCGCTCCATGCCGCCGAGCTCGTCGGCCTGCGCCTCGGTGGCGAAGCGGCCGAAGCGGTCGGCCTGGTACGTGTACAGCTGGTAGGCGCCGACGGCGCTGTTGAACTGGATCAGCGCGTTGCTGTCACCCGTGGTCGCGGAGAACACGTTGGTCTCGAACGCGCTGTGCGCGGCGTCGGCACGCAGCAGCGACTCCAGCATGTTGCCGGTGAACGTGGCGGCGAGCGCGGCGTTGCGGTCCAGGCCGAGTCCGTCGATCAGGCCCTTGGCGACGCTGGTGTACGTGGGGTCGATGTTGTCGGCGGGCAGATAGCCGGCCTCGACGTTCTCCCGGAGGCTGGTGAGACCGTTGACCTCGCGCAGGGCCTGCGCCTCGGTGTCGGGGAGCCGGTCGCCGAACGCCTCGCGCACCTTCTCCACCTGCGCGTCCACGGCCGCCTGCGCCTTGCGGTACCCCGTGGTGGACGGCTTCTCGCCGCTGCCGGCGGCCTCGTACCTTACGGAGAGCAGGATCGCCTGCTGGTACTCGTTCTGCACCTGGTCGACGAGGGCGGCCACCTGCACGCTGTCCCGTACGAGCTGTGCCGCGTCCGCCGCGTCGCGGGCCTGCCCCACCTGGTCGGCGATGAGGTACGACAGCAGCAACGCGACCACCGCGAGCGGGACACCGACGAGGGCGTTCAGCTTGCGCCGGAACGGCCACCGGTCGGCGAATCGACGGATACCGCTCGGCGGCGGCGATGGCGGTGCCGGCGCGGGGGTGGGCGAGTCCACCACGTTCGTGGACACCGAGCCTCCTTGTGGGCGTCATCACGGCGCGCAGGGTTCACGAAACCGCTGTTCGGATGTTGATCGGCTGCTGATCGGTTCGGGCAGGGGCACCTGGGGCACCGCGGATCCCCACCGGGCGACCCCCGCGCGCCCATGCCGGCCACACCGCTCCCCGTGGTCAACTTCGGTGAGACTACCGCCTCTTGTGATCCTTGACGGGCACGCTATGTCAAGAATCCGTTACAACCCCATCAGTCCCACCGGGGAACACACACCACATCTTCACAACAAGTCACCCACAGAAGTCACGTGTTGACCGGAAGACACTTGACTGATGAAGAAGCGGCTGGATTGGATCAGTCAGGTGCGGTGCCGGAATGACGCGTACCGTCGTCCTCGGCATGTGCCCCGGGTCCCGCCCGCGCGGCCGTGCCGTCCCTCCACCCTCCACCCCCGAGTTCCGGAACGGGAATTGTGACTACCGCGAAGAGCAGCAGGTCCAGCACGAGACGATCCGGAGCGGCTGCCGTAGCGCTCGCCGCCGCCACGGCCCTCCTGGCGGCGGGGTGCGGCTCCGACGACAAGAGCGACGATCCGCTCGCGGGCGAGAAGTCGGGCGACACGGTCGTCGTCGGCTCCAACAACTTCGCCGAGAGCATCCTCATCGCCGACATCTACGGCGAGGCGCTGAAGGCCAAGGGCGTCAAGGTCAGCTACAAGCCCAACATCGGCAGCCGCGAGACGACGTACGGGCTGCTGAAGAACGGCTCCATCACGGTGCTGCCCGAGTACAACGGCGCGCTGCTGGCGTACCTCGACGCCAAGGCCACGCCGAAGACGGTCGCCGAGACGACCGCCGCGATCAACGCGAAGCTCGACAAGAAGCTGGAGCTCCTGGAGCCGGCCGCCGCGCAGGACAAGGACTCCGTCACCGTCAACGCGGACACCGCGAAGAAGCACGGGCTGACCGACAAGTCCACCATCGCCGACCTCAAGGACATCGCGTCCGACCTGGTCATCGGTGGCTCGCCGGAGTTCCAGACCCGCCAGCAGGGCCTCAAGGGCCTGAAGTCGGTGTACGGCGTGGAGTTCAAGTCCTTCAAGGCGCTCGACGCGGGTGGTCCGCTCACCCAGGCGGCGCTGAAGAAGAACACGGTCCAGGCGGCCGACCTCTTCACCACCGACCCGACCATCACCAAGGAGAAGTTCGTCGTCCTCCAGGACCCGGAGAACCTCTTCGGGTTCGAGAACGTCCAGCCGCTCGTCTACAAGGGCGGGCTCTCCAAGGAGGGCGCGGACGCGCTGAACGCGGTGTCGGCCAAGCTCGACACGGCCGCGCTCCTCGACCTGGACGCGCAGGTGCAGCTCGAGAACAAGGACCCGCTGGACGTCGCCAAGGCATGGCTGAAGTCCGCGGGCCTCGACTGACGGCCCACCACCGGTGAGCACGACCGCCGACGAGCCGACCCGGGTGCCCTCCGCGGAGGGCACCCGGGCGGTGCCGGACGCGGGCGCCTCCGCCTCCCCGGCCGGGGCCCGCGTCGTCCTGGACGGTGCCGGGCTGGACGTCGGCGGTGTGGTGCGGCTCGCCGACAACGATGCCGCGCCGGTCGTCACGGCCGAGGCGCTGGCCCGGGTCCGGCGGGCCTGGGAGGCGGCCGAGCGGCTCGCCGCGCGCGGCCGGCTGTACGGGCGCGGGACCGGCGTCGGCGCGCACCGGCAGGTCGCCGTCGACGACGGGGACCAGGCCACCCACGGCCTGCGGCTGCTGCGCAGCCACGCGGGCGGCGGGGGAGCGGTACTGCCGGCCCGGCAGGCGCGCGCGATGCTCGCCGTCCGCACCAACCAGCTGCTGGCCGGCGGCTCCGGCATCCACCCCGATTTCGTCGAGGCCCTCGCCGAGGCGCTGCGGCTGGGTGTCCACCCGTCGATCAGCGAGTACGGCTCGGTCGGCACGGGCGACCTGACGGCCCTGGCCCAGACGGCGCTCACCCTGCTGGGCGAACGCCCGTGGCTGGGCGGTGACCGGACCGCCGAAACGGCGACCGGCCGGGCGGCGGCCCCGGCGGCGCCTCCGTCCGCGCGCACCGACGGGGGCGGGCCCTCGTGGGCAACGGGCGGGCACCCGTCGTCGCCGTACCGGGACGGTTCCCCGATACCGGTGCCGCGCAGGCCGCGGAATGGCGCGGGCAGCCCGGAGGCGCCGAACGTCCCGGAACTGCCGGCGGGTGTCCCGCCCGTGGCGCAGTCGACCGGTGCTGCGGGGCCGTCGTCCCCGTCCGTCCCGCCGGAGGCCGCCGCCTCGGGTGTTCCGGGGGCGGGTCTGCCTACCCCCGTGACGTTGCGGCCCGGGGACGCGCTCGCGTTGCTCAGCAGCAACGCGCTCGCGCTCGGGCAGGCCGCGCTCGCCTGCCATGAGCTGGACGTCCTGCTGCGGGCCGCGCACGCCGTGGCCGCGCTGTCGCTCGTCGCCGTCTCCGGGGCGACGGAGGCGTACGCCGCGCCCGTGCACGCCGTGCGCCCCTACCCCGGCCCCGCCCGCGCGGCCGCCGAGGTGCGGCGGCTGCTCGGGCTGCCCGACCGGCCGTCGCGCGGTG
The DNA window shown above is from Streptomyces sp. NBC_00670 and carries:
- a CDS encoding sensor histidine kinase, whose amino-acid sequence is MSTNVVDSPTPAPAPPSPPPSGIRRFADRWPFRRKLNALVGVPLAVVALLLSYLIADQVGQARDAADAAQLVRDSVQVAALVDQVQNEYQQAILLSVRYEAAGSGEKPSTTGYRKAQAAVDAQVEKVREAFGDRLPDTEAQALREVNGLTSLRENVEAGYLPADNIDPTYTSVAKGLIDGLGLDRNAALAATFTGNMLESLLRADAAHSAFETNVFSATTGDSNALIQFNSAVGAYQLYTYQADRFGRFATEAQADELGGMERDGPQATIAQQYAELQVDPSALQAKGPAQLRRAFTSALGTYPDYRAQAESRLKITTSLTDQIAGRADDASSDAWWRAGWLLAAALLGFVLWLGFSVAVRRSVVRPVTALTGAAKQVAEVAGRELARVADDDAEDAGSPRLSEVPVAVRDEIGELAEAFNHVQGTAAALLERQVLSRRNVAEMFGNVGRRVSNLTARQLALIDAVERGETDPALLDRLYRIDHIAVRLRRNADSLMLLAGIRETVLDSGPTALTNVVRAALGQIEGYQRVVLRADTEVMVEPDIIGDLTLMVAELIENAVAFSPARSPVEVAVRTDGDGAHIEIADHGLGMSAERLAEENARLVRRERLDLVPTKVLGLFVVGTLARRWGVTVTLSRTPGGGVTSRIALPSALLLTLSPLSADAPAPSASADGGRPAGTRTAAPDGARAVAGSPADAPAVAPAEPRKALPAASRAARPADPASSGAGEHTGRTPTWAARRAAEAADAGPAEPVPADGDPLVPLPRRVRRRDAEEAAPAERAPEADGPGRLPARPGTSRRAPEEARPTGRTGSAGPGPEPAGHGTRAPLVPRPRTETPLRAERDRPYLTEGAGYGTEPGPAPHRDDEVPGGSGSPRRTDPGVPPAPDGEAVAGGVRPLRRRVRGATLRTTLGDAGAGRAAEPLRPADAEAVRDALDEFEAAVARANRDAGAEPADGPRTLPSVSPTSSATPRATHDQNHLPEGAEQ
- a CDS encoding helix-turn-helix transcriptional regulator yields the protein MLEGIVEETVRSLPGAAFARRQHAQLLLLHALRLGVRGGAGLRPGWLRLLADARLRLAVEAVHAAPAHPWGLREPAAVAGMSRSHFAQRFREVAGQTPLAYVSHWRVRLARQALRDSDTTVAALGERLGYASESSFSHAFRRVVGTPPSRYRRNAAEGDGR
- a CDS encoding ABC transporter permease, with the translated sequence MNVLNFINAFFSDSAHWHGYDGIPHRLLEHVQYSLIALAIAAAIGLPVGLITGHTGRGGTTLALIATAARALPSFGLLVLMFVLLGLGLLPVMIPLVVLAIPPILVTTYEAVRTVEPAPVDAARGMGMTEPRILFQVELPVALPLILSGLRSAAIQIVSTATIAAYVSLGGLGRYIVDGLYQRNYEKVVGGATLVAVLALATLGLFWAAARAAVSPGVRRS
- a CDS encoding roadblock/LC7 domain-containing protein; translation: MTTSTGDTSMGGASPTDLRAAAADFTWLLNRFATETAGVVDAIAVSSDGLLIAVSELREHADSERLAAIVSGITSLASGASGNYGLGGLNKVIIDLEGGHVLVSAIGSGAVLGVVTDKEAKLGNIAYEMTLFANRAGAALSPQLVLELKNSVGAASAG
- a CDS encoding alpha/beta hydrolase, with amino-acid sequence MDNTASPAPDPVTFDSRGVALAGHLRLPPGSGAGRRHPALVCVHPGNGVKEQTAGIYARHLAEKGYVTLAFDAAHQGESGGEPRYLEDPATRVEDIGSAVDFLTTLPFVDEERIGVLGVCAGGGYAVNAAMTEHRIRAVGTIVPVNIGRARRAGGSVAERLAEVGKRRTAEARGGEPSLTAWLPDDPQDLVTAGVTDIDLIEAVDYYLTPRGRHERSVNRLAHRSIAPMLAFDAFHLVEELLTQPLQIVVGDRTGSFGSRRDGQELFDRVRGRKDLFVVEGASHYDLYDRPEHVGRAVERLAAFYADTL
- a CDS encoding GTP-binding protein, which encodes MTPTEPAAHGGAVTAERPPLPVKLVIAGGFGVGKTTAVGSISEIEPLTTEAAITEVAAGVDDLSHTPAKTTTTVAMDFGCITIDPTLKLYLFGTPGQDRFGFMWDDLVEGAVGGLVIVDSRRLDDCYAAVDYFEHRGIPFAVALNAFDGTVEHSLDEVRWALDMADQVPVVVFDARERGSVRDALLTVLELALARTEG
- a CDS encoding aromatic amino acid ammonia-lyase, whose translation is MSTTADEPTRVPSAEGTRAVPDAGASASPAGARVVLDGAGLDVGGVVRLADNDAAPVVTAEALARVRRAWEAAERLAARGRLYGRGTGVGAHRQVAVDDGDQATHGLRLLRSHAGGGGAVLPARQARAMLAVRTNQLLAGGSGIHPDFVEALAEALRLGVHPSISEYGSVGTGDLTALAQTALTLLGERPWLGGDRTAETATGRAAAPAAPPSARTDGGGPSWATGGHPSSPYRDGSPIPVPRRPRNGAGSPEAPNVPELPAGVPPVAQSTGAAGPSSPSVPPEAAASGVPGAGLPTPVTLRPGDALALLSSNALALGQAALACHELDVLLRAAHAVAALSLVAVSGATEAYAAPVHAVRPYPGPARAAAEVRRLLGLPDRPSRGGGRRIQDPFGFRAFPQVHGAALDAADRLRHVVETEINCPTENPLIAPADDAAYHHGGFYAAPLGLALDGADLALLGTAQLSAARLSALGRADLTGLPAFLAQGPAGSSGTMILEYTAHSALAELRASAAPASAGHAVLSQGLEEAAGFASQAARQALRAVDAYRTVLACELVVAVRALRLSGAGREVPAFALASAGLPAATEDRPLTADVSAAAERLRHLAAL
- a CDS encoding ABC transporter substrate-binding protein, whose protein sequence is MVTTAKSSRSSTRRSGAAAVALAAATALLAAGCGSDDKSDDPLAGEKSGDTVVVGSNNFAESILIADIYGEALKAKGVKVSYKPNIGSRETTYGLLKNGSITVLPEYNGALLAYLDAKATPKTVAETTAAINAKLDKKLELLEPAAAQDKDSVTVNADTAKKHGLTDKSTIADLKDIASDLVIGGSPEFQTRQQGLKGLKSVYGVEFKSFKALDAGGPLTQAALKKNTVQAADLFTTDPTITKEKFVVLQDPENLFGFENVQPLVYKGGLSKEGADALNAVSAKLDTAALLDLDAQVQLENKDPLDVAKAWLKSAGLD
- a CDS encoding DUF742 domain-containing protein gives rise to the protein MADGHAPAGAHGFTGPDGTPVGPAPAVRPFLVTAGRVAGTASGRPIPVETQVVATTAGIEALERLSFEQHDIVAACRRPQSLAEIAARLKLHLNVVRVLAEDLRADGQLSVHVPRTDIVRDASVLRRVIDGLRAIPDSRGVLRDSD